The nucleotide window CGGCCGGTCAGGTTCCGGCGCAATTCCAACCCGGACTTGGGGGGTGTGGGAGCTTGGTGTTCTGGACGAAGTAGAGGCCGGTCAACCAGCCTCTAGCGCAGGACGCGCGAAAAAATTACCATCGCGTTCAGTAGTTCGGTGCGGTACGCGAAAGCCGCCTTCTTCTTCGGGTCGAGAAGCCGTTGACGCTCCGCGCTGCCCACTCATCGCTGCGAATGTCGCTGTATTCCACGGCGACGTTCGTGCTCTACTTTGCCGCCCAGGCTGGATCGTTGGAGCTAAGCCAGCGGAACGGTGGAAACGCCGGCCTCTGGCCCGCCAGCGCCGTCGGCCTCGTCTTCATTCTCGGAGCGCCCAACAATCGCCGGTGGCTGGCGGCGCTCGTGACGGTCGGCGCCAACGCTGCGGCCCATTTGCTCTTCGGGTCGATGCCCGTCGAGCAACTGCCACTCGCCCTCGGCGTTCGCCTGCTCGCGGACTGGGGCGGCGCCGAACTGGTCATCCGTGTCCTCGGTGCCCGCCCTGCGTTGAATCGAAGTCAGCCGATGCTCGCGTTTGCGGCACTCGTCGCGCTGGTCGTCACGCCCATCGTCGCGACGGTCGGTGCTCTCGCGAGTGCGGTGACCGGCGGCCCGGCGTTTCCGGTGAGTTTTATCCAGTGGTACGTCCCCGAAGTCGTCATGACGCTCATGCTGGCACCGGCACTCTGGGCATCGGTGCAGTGGGTAGAGCACGGGCGACACCGGCCATGGCGAGCGGCCGCGAGGCGCGGACTCGAACGTGCCGTGGTGCTGGCAGTACTCGCCATCGCCGTCGGTCTGGTGACCCTGCAGCCGACGACGTCGGTAGTCTCTCTGCCAATCAGTATCGCGGCCGTCCCACTCATGATCGTCATCGCCTATCGCTATGGCGTCGGGACCACGGCGTGGGCAGGGATCGTGATGTTCGCCACGCTGCTCTTGGTCACCGCCGGCGGCGCGGGGCCCTTCGCGAACTCACGTGCCCCGGGGTTCACGCGCTATGTCGCAATCGAGCTCTACGCCGGTGTGCTCAGCATTTCTTTGGTGTTGATGGCCGCCGCTCTGAAGGATCTACGCGAGTCCTCCGATCGATTGCAGTCGTTCCTCAATACCACCGACAGTGCAATCGTCGCCGTGGACTCCGGCCGTCGCATTGTGGGATTCAGTCCGAATGCCGCGCGCATGTTCCTGAAGCTCGCCAACCACAGCCTCGCCCGCGGTCAGGACCCGCTCGGCCCGGTGCAGGGCACGCCCGACACCATGATACGGCGAACGAAGGCCTGGACCAGTGCACTCGCCGGGCAACCGGATAGTGCGACGCTTGAACCGGATCCGGCCACGCGCGTTGAAATGCGCTACGAGCCGATGCTCGGCGCTGACGGACAGATAGTCGGGGCAGTCGCCACCGCGATCGACCTCGTCCAGCAAGAGCGCGAGGAGCAGGCGAGTACGCGGGCGAGTCGCCTCGAGGCGATCGGGCGGTTGGCCGGTGGCGTCGCGCACGATGTCAATAATTTGATGACGATCGTACTCGGACAGACCTTCGTGTTGCGCTCCGGTGTCACAACCGGGAGCGAGGTGGCGGCGATCGAGGAAATCGAGGAGACCGTGGAACGCACCAAGCGGCTGAGTGCGCAGCTCCTCGCCTTCTCTCGAGCTCAATCCCTCGCACCAACCGTCGTCACGCTCGCGACACAGGTTGACGCGACCGTCTCACTCCTCCGTCGCGTGGTCGAAGAGCGCACGGTGATTCACGCCGAGCATCGCGGCCCCGATTGGCGCGTCTCGCTGGACATTGGCCAGTTCGAGCAGGTCCTGTTGAATCTCGCGGTCAATGCGCGGGATGCGATGCCCGACGGCGGTGAACTCAATATCGTGACCGATAGCGTTCGGATCGCGTCCAGCGACGCCGAGCGAACGCGACTGGCCCCCGGCGAGTACGCGACGCTGCAGATGTGCGACACAGGCCAAGGCATCGCACCGGAATTCTTGCGTGACATTTTTGAGCCGTTCGTCACGACCAAGGGCTCGAAAGGAACAGGACTCGGGCTAGCCACGGTCGACGCCATTATGCGAAAGGCGGGTGGCGATGTGACGGTTGAGAGTCGTCTGGGCATAGGCACCTGCTTCCGCCTCCGATTTCCGCGCTCACATGCTGCGGCCACCGTGCTGCCCCCGCGGCGGGGGGTCGTGCCGCCGGCCTCGAAGCCAGCCAAACTCATTGTCTGCGAGGATGAACCGGCCATTCGACGCATCGTCATTCGAACGCTCGAGTCCGCCGGCTATCTCGTGCACGAGGCGCCTACCGCCGACGACGCACTCGCCTGGCTCGACGGAGCCGGCGACGACAGCGAGCTGCTCGTCTCCGATATTGTGATGCCGGGTATGAGCGGCGTCCAACTGCTTCGCGCCGCACGCGCCAAGAAGCCGCAGTTGCGCGTGCTGCTGATGACCGGGTACTCGGATGGCGTGCTCGATTCCCTCGAGGATATCGAACGACCGGATGGCCTGCTGGCAAAGCCCTTTCGCGGTGAAGAACTCATCGCCAGCGTGCAACAGATCCTGGCGGGACCCAGGCCGGCGGCCTGACTTCTCACGCCGCGCGTTTATCTTGCACTGACGCCCGACGTCTGGCATACACCGTCGGCCACTTCGCGCGTGGAGACCCTGACGCTTCATCCAAGAGCATGTCGTGAAGGCTGAACCGAACACCAGTACGCGCATGACGAGCATGCACGCCACCGACCCTCGACCACATGTGGTCATCGTCGGTGGCGGTTTTGCAGGACTTACGGCCGCGCGTACACTGGCCGAAGCCGAGGTGCGGATCACGCTCGTCGACCGCACTAATCACCATCTGTTTCAGCCACTGTTGTATCAGGTGGCGACGGCGGTGCTCAACCCCGCCGACATCACCGTGCCGATTCGCTGGATGCTGCGTAATCAGCCGAATGCGACGGTGATCATGGCGGAGGTGGACCGCATCGATGTGCCGCAGCACACGCTGACGCTCGATGGCGGCAGCAGCACGGTGGGGTGGGACTACCTCATCGTGGCCAGCGGCGCGCGACACGCCTACTTTGGCCATCCGGAGTGGGAGAACAACGCACCGGGGCTCAAGAGCATCGAAGACGCGCTCGAGATGCGACGTCGCTTTTTGCTCAGCTTCGAAGCGGCCGAACGCGCCAGCGCCGAAGGTCAACGAGAGGCCCTGCTGACCTTCGTCATCGTCGGTGGCGGTCCGACCGGCGTGGAGCTGGCGGGCATGATCCCCGAGATCACGCGCAAAGCCATGAAGCACGACTTCCGTCGCATCGATCCGTCCACGGCCCGCGTGGTGCTGCTGGAGGCAGGCCCTCGCCTGTTGCCGCAGTTCCCCGAAACACTCAGCGCGCGCGCGGAACGTGACCTGCGCGACCTGGGCGTGGATGTGCGTACGAACACCGCCGTCACCAGCGTCGACGACGCCGGCGTGACCGTGGCGTCGGGCGAGCGCATCTTCGCGCACACCGTATTCTGGGGTGCCGGCAATCAGGCCTCACCGCTCGGCAAACAGCTCGGTGCTCCGCTCGATCGCGCCGGGCGCGTAGTGGTGTCCTCCGACCTCTCGGTACCCAACGACCCGCACGTCTTTGCCATCGGGGATATCGCGTCCGTGCTCACCGCTGCCGGCACACCGGTTCCGGCCGTGGCACCGGCCGCCAATCAGATGGGCGCCCACGCCGCACAGGCGATTCTGCACGACCTGCGCGGTACGCCGCGCAAGCCCTTCACGTATTTCAACAAGGGCGACCTCGCCACGATCGGCCGACATCGCGCCGTTGCTTCGATCGGAGCCGTGAAGCTGCAGGGCAACATCGCGTGGCTTGCCTGGCTCTTCATTCACATCCTGTATCTCGCCGGATTCCGCAATCGCATCACCGTGTTCGTGCAGTGGGCCTATCAGTACATCACGTATCAGCGCGGCGTGCGACTGATCACTGGCACCACGGCCCACCGCTTGCTCAAGACCAGCGGCGACCGCGAACTCGCACGGGCAGAGGCTCGCGAAGACGAGACGGCGTAGACGAGACGGCGTCAACGCGCCGCCCGTCGCACCGTATACCTATCATGCATCTGCGATCTCAGCGGTTCGCCACCGCCCTGTGTCTCGGTCTGACGGCGCACTCGCTGTCTGCCCAACCGGTGGCACCACTCGGGGGAGCGGGCGGCGGCGCGACGTCGTCGGGCACCGGAGCGTCCGTCATGACGCGCACGCCAGACGGACGCGTCTCGGTACGGGTCTCGCGGATCGCGGAGCGTATGACCCTCGACGGCACGCTCAGCGAAGCCGTATACGGCCGAGTCGCGCCCTTCACGGGCTTCGTGCAGCAGGAGCCGAACGAAGGCGCAGCGGCCACGGAGAAAACCGAAGCCTGGATCTTCTTCGACGACGAGAACCTCTACGTTGCCGCACGGCTCTACGAGAGCGAACCGTCACGCCGCGTGATGAGCGACATGCGACGTGATGCACAGAACATGTACAACAACGACCACCTCGCGGTCATTTTCGACACGTTCAATGATCATCGGAACGGCTTCGGCTTCTCCACGAACCGCATTGGCGGGCTGTTCGACTTTTCTGCGACCAACGAACAGCCCAGCTCCAACTGGAACGCACTCTGGACCTCGAAGGCACAGGACTTCGACGGCGGCTGGACCGTCGAAATCCGGATTCCGTTTCGCTCGATCCGTTTTGCTGACGGCGCAGCGACGTGGGGCGTGAACATGCGCCGCATGGTCCGCTGGAAGAACGAAACGTCGTTCTTGAGCGGCGTGCCGCGGGCGTGGGGGCGGCGGGCGTTGAACAAGGTGTCCGATGCGGCGGTGATGACGGGGATCGAGGCGCCGTCCGGTGGCCGGTATATCGACATCAAGCCCTACGCGCTGGGCTCGCTGCTGACCAACGCCACCGCCACGCCCGCAATACGCAACGCGCGCGATGGCAACATGGGCCTCGATGCGAAATGGGGGATCACGCCACAGGTCGTGGCAGATCTCACGTACAACACCGACTTTGCGCAGGTCGAAGACGACGAAGCGCAGGTCAACCTTACCCGTTTCTCATTGTTCTTCCCGGAGAAGCGTGAGTTCTTCCTCGAGGGGCAGGACGCGTTCGCCTTCGCCGGCGTTGGTGGCGGTGGTGGGGGGGGCGGCGGCGGTGGTGGCGGTGGCGGTGGCTTCGGCACACCCGGTGCCAGCCCCAACGACAACCTCGCGCCCACGTTGTTTTACAGTCGCCGGATCGGACTCACCAATAGCGGACCCGCGCCGATCATTGGCGGCGGGCGCGTTTTGGGCCGCTCCGGACCATGGCAAGTCGGCGCCCTCAGCATGCAGACCGACGATGTCCGAGCCGCCGGTGCGCCATCCACGAACTTTTCCGTGGTGCGTGTCAATCGGGACATCCTCAGTCGGAGCCGCCTCGGGCTGATCGCGACGCGTCGCGACCCGGCCGGGGCGATCAGCAGCAATCTGGCCGTCGGCGCCGACGCACAATTGAACCTTCGTACCGATCTCGCGATCACCGGTTTCGTCGCGCGCACCTCGCGAGACTCACTCCAGCGCGATCCGACGAGCTATCGCGCGCGCATCGACTGGAATGGGGATCGCTATGGCGCGAACGTCGAGCGGATGTCCGTGGGCGACGGCTTCGACCCACAGGTCGGGTTCCTACGTCGCACGGGCTTCCAGCGTTCGTATGCGCTCGCGCGATTCAGCCCGCGGCCGGCGCATGTGCCCCACGTGCGGAAATTCACGATGCAAGGCAGTGCCGATCACATCACCTCGATGACCGGGACACTCCAGTCGGAGGATTTTCGCTCCTATCTCGGCACCGAGTTCGCCAACGGCGACCTGCTCTCTGCTGAAGTGGCTCAGGTGTTCGAACAACTCGTCGTGCCGTTCGGCGTGGCCAAAGGCGTGACGGTGCCCGTCGGTGGCTACCGTTTCAATCAGGCAAAGGCGTCGTACACGCTGGGCCCGCAGCACCGCGTCAGTGGCGGAATCACGCTCACCTACGGCGGCTTTTATGGTGGCACGCTCACCGAAACCAGCTGGCGCGGTCGCATCGAGATTTCGCCGCAGTGGTACATCGAGCCCACGCTCTCGCGTAATCATGTGGATGGCCCGTACGGCAGCGGCGACGCGAATCTGCTGAGCACGCGCCTCACGTATACCGTGACGCCGCGCATGTTCATGGCCGCGCTCCTTCAGTATCAGTCGCGCAATTCGTCCATGTCCAGCAACCTGCGACTCCGCTGGGAATATCAGCCAGGCAGTGAATTCTTTCTGGTCTACAGCGACGGACGAACGACGATCGGACCCAACTATCCCGAACTCGAGAACCGCTCCGTCGTGGTGAAGCTCACCAAGCTGCTGCGTTGGTAGTCGACTCATACGAAAAAGGCCGGCCAGCGATCCCTCGCCGGCCGGCCTTTTTGCATCGTCGGTGACGACTAGCGCATCCGATCCCGACGCACCAACACCTTCTTGCCCTTGATCGTCGTGTTCCGCAGCGCCGTGATGATATCCTCGGCGATTTCCTCCGGGACCTCGACCGTGCTGTATCCATCGGCAATCTGGATCGCACCGATCACGCTGGCGTCGATACCCACTTCGTTCGCGATCGCGCCCACGAGATCGCCCGGACGCATCTTCAGCTTGCGACCGGCACCGACCCACAACCGTGCGACGCTCCATTCCGGCTTCGAACGCTTGGCGGCCTTGGCGCCGCGAGGTGCTTCCTCTTCGCCACTGCGGCTCGGACGACCACCTTCACGTGCACTGTCGCGTGCGCCATCACGACCACGGCTGCTGTCGCGCGACCCACGATCGTCAGAGCGCGGTTGTACGGCGGGGATGTCCGGCTCGTCGGTCTCGTCGTTCGCATCGAACAGCTTCACGGCCGCGGCGGCGATGTCCATCACGTCGAACTCACCGGCCAGCGACTCCACGATGCCGCGGAACTTGTCGAGGCCACCTTCCATGATGGTCTCGCGCAGCGTCGTGCGCACCAACTCCAACCGATGCGCGCGCAGATCGTCGACCGTCGGCACCTGCGCGATCTCGATCCGCTGACTCGTCATGCGTTCGATGTTGCGCAACAACCGATGTTCGCGCGGCTCGGCCAGCGTGATCGCGACCCCTTCACGACCGGCACGACCCGTGCGGCCGATGCGGTGCACATACGATTCGGCGTCGGCCGGCACATCGAAGTTCACCACGTGCGACACGTGCTTCACGTCGAGACCACGCGCCGCGACATCCGTCGCGATGAGCAGATCGGTCTTCTTCGTGCGGAACTTGGTCATCACGCGGTCGCGCTGATCCTGACTCAAACCACCGTGCAACGCGTCGGCGCGCAGACCACGCGCCATGAGCGTTTCACTGAGCTCGTCCACTTCGGTGCGCGTACGGCAGAACACAATGGCACTCGTGGGCTGCTCGATGTCGAGCACGCGCGCGAGGGCCGTCATCTTGTGGGCCCGCGGTACGATGTACGCGACCTGGCGCACTCGGGCCGCTTCGCCATCGGGTACGATTTCGCGATCGATCGTGACGAGCACCGGATCACGCAGCTGACGCTTGGCGATGCTGGCGATGCGCGGCGGCAACGTGGCCGAAAACAGCGCCGTCTGACGCGACTTCGGCGTGGCCTCGAGAATCGCCTCGAGATCTTCCGCGAAGCCCATGTCGAGCATCTCGTCGGCCTCGTCCAGCACGACGGTCTTGAGCGACGTCATTTGCAGCGTGTGACGACGGATATGATCGAGCGCCCGTCCCGGCGTCGCGATCACGACATCCACGCCGCGCTTGAGGGCGCGGACCTGCATCTCCATGGATGAGCCGCCGTACACGGCCAGCGCGCTCACACCCATCGGCTTGCCGTAGCGGTGCACGGCTTCCGCCACCTGCATGGCGAGTTCACGAGTGGGCACGAGGATCAGCGCCGACGTGCGCTCGGCGCCTTTGGCGCTCGTGTTCACGCGGCTCAGCAACGGCAGCGCGAACGCGGCGGTCTTGCCAGTACCGGTGGCCGCCTGGGCCAATACATCTCGTCCTTCCAGCAGTGGCGGAATCGCGGCACGCTGAACAGGCGTTGGTTCTTCGTAGCCTAGCGCAGCAAGCGCTGAGGCAATGCGGGGGTCGAGTCCGAGGGCCGCGAATCCGGTTTCGCTGACGTCGCGCTCGCTGTTCCGTGCGGCGACATCGCGCTCGTCCGGCTGTTTCATATGTCAAGTCTCCTGTTGAGAATCTTAATCTATCCTATTCTGGACCCCAGATGTGGTTTCGGCGGGTGAAATAGGTGAGATTGTCAGTCATCATGACCGATACATCACTTCCGTTTGAGGTCCGCCACTCCCCGATTCAGGGATTCGGGGGCTACGCGACCCGCCCGATTGCCGCCGGCACGCGCATAATCGAGTATGCCGGCGAGCGGCTGACCCCGGAAGCGGCGGAGGCGCGCTACCCCGACGTGATCGGCGAGCGGCACCATACCTATTTGTTCGCCATTGATGACGAAGCGGTGGTCGACGCGGCGGTAAACGGGAACGAGGCCCGGTTTCTCAACCACTCCTGCGCCCCGAATTGCGACGCCGTGATCGACGACGGCCGCATTTGGATCGACGCCATCCATGACATCGAGGTGGGTGAAGAGCTGGTCTACGATTACGCCTACATCCTCCCGGAGCGCCACACGCCAGCCGCCAAGAAGCGATTTCCGTGCTCCTGCGGCGCGATCACG belongs to Gemmatimonas sp. and includes:
- a CDS encoding ATP-binding protein; the encoded protein is MSLYSTATFVLYFAAQAGSLELSQRNGGNAGLWPASAVGLVFILGAPNNRRWLAALVTVGANAAAHLLFGSMPVEQLPLALGVRLLADWGGAELVIRVLGARPALNRSQPMLAFAALVALVVTPIVATVGALASAVTGGPAFPVSFIQWYVPEVVMTLMLAPALWASVQWVEHGRHRPWRAAARRGLERAVVLAVLAIAVGLVTLQPTTSVVSLPISIAAVPLMIVIAYRYGVGTTAWAGIVMFATLLLVTAGGAGPFANSRAPGFTRYVAIELYAGVLSISLVLMAAALKDLRESSDRLQSFLNTTDSAIVAVDSGRRIVGFSPNAARMFLKLANHSLARGQDPLGPVQGTPDTMIRRTKAWTSALAGQPDSATLEPDPATRVEMRYEPMLGADGQIVGAVATAIDLVQQEREEQASTRASRLEAIGRLAGGVAHDVNNLMTIVLGQTFVLRSGVTTGSEVAAIEEIEETVERTKRLSAQLLAFSRAQSLAPTVVTLATQVDATVSLLRRVVEERTVIHAEHRGPDWRVSLDIGQFEQVLLNLAVNARDAMPDGGELNIVTDSVRIASSDAERTRLAPGEYATLQMCDTGQGIAPEFLRDIFEPFVTTKGSKGTGLGLATVDAIMRKAGGDVTVESRLGIGTCFRLRFPRSHAAATVLPPRRGVVPPASKPAKLIVCEDEPAIRRIVIRTLESAGYLVHEAPTADDALAWLDGAGDDSELLVSDIVMPGMSGVQLLRAARAKKPQLRVLLMTGYSDGVLDSLEDIERPDGLLAKPFRGEELIASVQQILAGPRPAA
- a CDS encoding NAD(P)/FAD-dependent oxidoreductase: MKAEPNTSTRMTSMHATDPRPHVVIVGGGFAGLTAARTLAEAEVRITLVDRTNHHLFQPLLYQVATAVLNPADITVPIRWMLRNQPNATVIMAEVDRIDVPQHTLTLDGGSSTVGWDYLIVASGARHAYFGHPEWENNAPGLKSIEDALEMRRRFLLSFEAAERASAEGQREALLTFVIVGGGPTGVELAGMIPEITRKAMKHDFRRIDPSTARVVLLEAGPRLLPQFPETLSARAERDLRDLGVDVRTNTAVTSVDDAGVTVASGERIFAHTVFWGAGNQASPLGKQLGAPLDRAGRVVVSSDLSVPNDPHVFAIGDIASVLTAAGTPVPAVAPAANQMGAHAAQAILHDLRGTPRKPFTYFNKGDLATIGRHRAVASIGAVKLQGNIAWLAWLFIHILYLAGFRNRITVFVQWAYQYITYQRGVRLITGTTAHRLLKTSGDRELARAEAREDETA
- a CDS encoding DUF5916 domain-containing protein, coding for MHLRSQRFATALCLGLTAHSLSAQPVAPLGGAGGGATSSGTGASVMTRTPDGRVSVRVSRIAERMTLDGTLSEAVYGRVAPFTGFVQQEPNEGAAATEKTEAWIFFDDENLYVAARLYESEPSRRVMSDMRRDAQNMYNNDHLAVIFDTFNDHRNGFGFSTNRIGGLFDFSATNEQPSSNWNALWTSKAQDFDGGWTVEIRIPFRSIRFADGAATWGVNMRRMVRWKNETSFLSGVPRAWGRRALNKVSDAAVMTGIEAPSGGRYIDIKPYALGSLLTNATATPAIRNARDGNMGLDAKWGITPQVVADLTYNTDFAQVEDDEAQVNLTRFSLFFPEKREFFLEGQDAFAFAGVGGGGGGGGGGGGGGGGFGTPGASPNDNLAPTLFYSRRIGLTNSGPAPIIGGGRVLGRSGPWQVGALSMQTDDVRAAGAPSTNFSVVRVNRDILSRSRLGLIATRRDPAGAISSNLAVGADAQLNLRTDLAITGFVARTSRDSLQRDPTSYRARIDWNGDRYGANVERMSVGDGFDPQVGFLRRTGFQRSYALARFSPRPAHVPHVRKFTMQGSADHITSMTGTLQSEDFRSYLGTEFANGDLLSAEVAQVFEQLVVPFGVAKGVTVPVGGYRFNQAKASYTLGPQHRVSGGITLTYGGFYGGTLTETSWRGRIEISPQWYIEPTLSRNHVDGPYGSGDANLLSTRLTYTVTPRMFMAALLQYQSRNSSMSSNLRLRWEYQPGSEFFLVYSDGRTTIGPNYPELENRSVVVKLTKLLRW
- a CDS encoding DEAD/DEAH box helicase; this translates as MKQPDERDVAARNSERDVSETGFAALGLDPRIASALAALGYEEPTPVQRAAIPPLLEGRDVLAQAATGTGKTAAFALPLLSRVNTSAKGAERTSALILVPTRELAMQVAEAVHRYGKPMGVSALAVYGGSSMEMQVRALKRGVDVVIATPGRALDHIRRHTLQMTSLKTVVLDEADEMLDMGFAEDLEAILEATPKSRQTALFSATLPPRIASIAKRQLRDPVLVTIDREIVPDGEAARVRQVAYIVPRAHKMTALARVLDIEQPTSAIVFCRTRTEVDELSETLMARGLRADALHGGLSQDQRDRVMTKFRTKKTDLLIATDVAARGLDVKHVSHVVNFDVPADAESYVHRIGRTGRAGREGVAITLAEPREHRLLRNIERMTSQRIEIAQVPTVDDLRAHRLELVRTTLRETIMEGGLDKFRGIVESLAGEFDVMDIAAAAVKLFDANDETDEPDIPAVQPRSDDRGSRDSSRGRDGARDSAREGGRPSRSGEEEAPRGAKAAKRSKPEWSVARLWVGAGRKLKMRPGDLVGAIANEVGIDASVIGAIQIADGYSTVEVPEEIAEDIITALRNTTIKGKKVLVRRDRMR
- a CDS encoding SET domain-containing protein-lysine N-methyltransferase, whose protein sequence is MTDTSLPFEVRHSPIQGFGGYATRPIAAGTRIIEYAGERLTPEAAEARYPDVIGERHHTYLFAIDDEAVVDAAVNGNEARFLNHSCAPNCDAVIDDGRIWIDAIHDIEVGEELVYDYAYILPERHTPAAKKRFPCSCGAITCRGTILAKKR